The following nucleotide sequence is from Streptomyces sp. NBC_00239.
GCTTCACGACGGGCGCGACCATGGCGAACTTCACCTGCCTCGCCGCCGGGCGCGACGCGGTGCTGCGGCGGGCCGGCTGGAACGTCGCCCGCGACGGCCTGGCGGGCGGGCCGCCCCTACGCGTCGTCGCCGGGCAGGACCGCCACATGTCCATCGACCTGGCGCTGCGCTACCTGGGGCTCGGCGAGCCCGAACTGGTCAAGGCGGACGGTCAAGGACGCATCGAGCCCGAGGCCCTGCGGCACGCGCTGGCGGCCGGCGGGCCGGGTCCCACGATCGTGGTCCTCCAGGCCGGAGACATCCACTCCGGCGCCTTCGATCCCTTCGCCGAGGCGATCCGCGCCGCCCGTGAGGCGGACGCGTGGGTGCACGTCGACGGCGCGTTCGGGCTGTGGGCGGCCGCCTCCCCGGCGTACGCGCACCTCACGGCGGGCTGCGCCGGCGCCGACTCCTGGGCGACGGACGCCCACAAGACCCTGAACGTCCCCTACGACTGCGGCCTCGCCATCGTGCGCGACCGGTCCGCGGGCCGGGCGGCGATGGGCCTGCACGGTGATTACCTCATCCTGCACGAGCACGGCGACCCCTCCGACAAGGTCCCCGAACTCTCGCGGCGCGGCCGGGCGTTCACCGTATGGGCCGCGCTCAGGTCGCTCGGCCGGTCAGGTGTGGCCGACCTCGTCGAGCGGCTGTGCCGCCACGCCTCCGCGTTCGCCGCCGGCATCGCCGGGATCGACGGCGCGACCGTCCTCAACGACGTGGTGTTCACACA
It contains:
- a CDS encoding pyridoxal phosphate-dependent decarboxylase family protein, with protein sequence MDARERALRQAYGHAVHWLESLSDRRVPARASVEEIVRALGVELPDGPSEPADVVDLLATACEPGLTAFPGGRFYGFVIGGTEPAALAADWLVSAWDQNCVLRAASPAYAAVEEVAGAWLLDLLGLPGDSAVGFTTGATMANFTCLAAGRDAVLRRAGWNVARDGLAGGPPLRVVAGQDRHMSIDLALRYLGLGEPELVKADGQGRIEPEALRHALAAGGPGPTIVVLQAGDIHSGAFDPFAEAIRAAREADAWVHVDGAFGLWAAASPAYAHLTAGCAGADSWATDAHKTLNVPYDCGLAIVRDRSAGRAAMGLHGDYLILHEHGDPSDKVPELSRRGRAFTVWAALRSLGRSGVADLVERLCRHASAFAAGIAGIDGATVLNDVVFTQVCAEFGDDARTERVLAALLDDGTAWISGSTWHGRRVMRISVSNWSTTDEDVTRTLDAVRRASGGA